From Desulfovibrio oxyclinae DSM 11498, the proteins below share one genomic window:
- the lysS gene encoding lysine--tRNA ligase: MSNATNKKKKPIKLATKSEHVQRFMPMLEALDAKDELNSVVKNRVEKACALLDEGVDVYPNDFRRDTGIASLLEKYGETSGEELEKLDEEFSIAGRVVAWRSFGKATFFQVQDGMGRIQAFGSREVLGVEPYKLFKKTDVGDIVGVKGKLFRTKTDELTIQVDSFELLTKSLRPLPEKYHGLKDVELRYRRRYVDLIVTPRTKEIFRARTAIVREMRNFLDDRGFMEVETPMMQPIPGGATAKPFETHHNALDMKLYMRIAPELYLKRLLVGGFERVYEVNRNFRNEGISTQHNPEFTMLEFYWAYANVYDLMDLTEEMISRIAERVCGNTAITYQGQEVDLTPGKWIRMTFHESLEKVGGVAPEIYTDYEKCKELVKKGGEKVVEGEKLGKLQAKLFDLRVEPKLVQPHFIYHYPTDISPLSRRNDENPEITDRFELFMVGREMANAFSELNDPVDQRCRFEEQVKEKDAGDEEAHHMDEDYVRALEYGMPPAAGQGVGIDRLVMLLTDSASIREVILFPLLKPEHA; this comes from the coding sequence TTGTCAAACGCCACGAATAAAAAGAAAAAGCCCATCAAGCTGGCCACCAAGTCCGAACACGTCCAGCGCTTCATGCCCATGCTCGAAGCTCTCGACGCCAAGGACGAACTCAACTCCGTCGTCAAGAACCGGGTTGAGAAGGCCTGCGCGCTGCTCGACGAAGGGGTGGACGTCTATCCCAACGACTTCCGCCGCGACACCGGAATCGCCTCTCTTTTGGAGAAATACGGCGAGACCTCCGGCGAGGAGCTTGAGAAACTTGATGAGGAGTTCTCCATCGCGGGACGCGTCGTGGCATGGCGTTCCTTCGGTAAAGCGACATTTTTTCAGGTTCAGGACGGGATGGGTCGTATTCAGGCCTTTGGTTCCCGTGAAGTGCTGGGCGTCGAACCCTATAAGCTGTTCAAGAAAACTGACGTGGGAGACATCGTCGGCGTAAAGGGCAAGCTCTTTCGCACCAAGACCGACGAGCTGACCATTCAGGTGGACTCCTTCGAGCTGCTGACCAAGTCTCTGCGTCCGCTTCCGGAGAAGTATCACGGTCTTAAGGATGTGGAGCTGCGCTATCGCCGCCGCTACGTCGATCTCATCGTCACTCCGCGCACCAAGGAAATATTCAGGGCCCGCACGGCCATCGTGCGCGAGATGCGCAACTTCCTCGACGACCGAGGTTTCATGGAAGTGGAGACACCCATGATGCAGCCGATTCCCGGCGGCGCCACGGCAAAGCCGTTCGAGACGCATCACAACGCGCTGGACATGAAGCTCTACATGCGCATTGCGCCCGAGCTTTATCTCAAGCGTCTGCTGGTGGGCGGTTTCGAGCGCGTTTACGAGGTCAACCGAAATTTCCGCAACGAAGGCATTTCCACCCAGCACAATCCCGAGTTTACCATGCTTGAGTTCTACTGGGCCTACGCCAATGTGTACGACCTCATGGATCTTACCGAGGAAATGATCTCCCGCATAGCCGAACGGGTCTGCGGCAACACGGCCATTACCTATCAGGGGCAGGAGGTTGACCTCACTCCGGGCAAGTGGATTCGCATGACGTTCCACGAGTCGCTGGAAAAGGTCGGCGGTGTGGCTCCGGAAATCTACACGGATTACGAGAAGTGCAAGGAGCTGGTCAAAAAGGGTGGCGAAAAGGTCGTTGAAGGCGAAAAGCTGGGCAAATTGCAGGCCAAGCTGTTCGACCTGCGTGTCGAGCCCAAGCTGGTTCAGCCTCACTTCATCTATCATTACCCCACGGATATTTCCCCACTCTCCAGGCGAAATGACGAAAACCCGGAGATCACGGACCGCTTCGAGCTGTTCATGGTGGGCCGGGAAATGGCGAACGCCTTCTCCGAGCTTAATGACCCGGTCGATCAGCGCTGTCGATTCGAGGAACAGGTCAAGGAGAAGGACGCCGGCGACGAGGAAGCGCATCACATGGACGAGGACTATGTACGGGCTCTGGAGTACGGCATGCCACCGGCGGCCGGACAGGGTGTCGGCATCGACCGGCTGGTGATGCTGCTGACGGACAGCGCTTCCATCCGTGAAGTCATCCTTTTCCCATTGCTCAAGCCCGAGCACGCATAG
- a CDS encoding lipoprotein-releasing ABC transporter permease subunit, protein MRFETFIALRYLSALRRQSFITLISLFAVFGVALGVGSLIVVIGVMNGFSSDLQDKILGVNAHILVSSARGGIQDYQTLADRASAVEGVTGVSPFVYSEVMLSNRNGVKGVVLRGIDPESSDGVISLDTDLVAGSMDNLEMENELPGIIVGYQMARRLGLDVGGAVNMLSPSGRSGAAGFQPKVKRFRVAGIFKTGMFEYDSSLGYMTIDAARDLLGYKSDIVSGLEISVDNVDKAPQIAEKIEQSIGSFGLLVRNWQEMNANLFAALKLEKTAMFIILVMIVLVGSFSIVNTLVMLVMQKTRDIAVLMSMGAESAGIRRIFMMQGTLIGFIGTALGFGLGVPVSLLLKKYQFIKLPSNVYPVDYLPVRLEALDLTIIGVSAMLLCFLSTIYPARRAASLNPSEALRYE, encoded by the coding sequence ATGAGATTTGAAACCTTCATCGCCCTGCGATACCTCTCCGCGCTCAGGAGACAGTCGTTCATTACGCTGATCTCCCTGTTCGCGGTTTTCGGTGTGGCACTCGGCGTTGGGTCGCTCATTGTCGTCATTGGCGTGATGAACGGTTTTTCCTCGGACCTTCAGGATAAGATCCTCGGCGTGAACGCCCATATCCTTGTTTCTTCCGCGCGCGGCGGTATTCAGGATTACCAGACTCTTGCGGACCGTGCCTCCGCAGTGGAGGGAGTTACCGGCGTCAGTCCCTTCGTTTATTCCGAAGTGATGCTGTCCAACCGCAACGGCGTCAAAGGTGTCGTGCTTCGCGGTATTGATCCCGAATCTTCCGACGGGGTGATCAGCCTTGATACGGACCTTGTCGCGGGGTCCATGGACAATCTTGAAATGGAGAACGAACTGCCGGGAATCATCGTGGGCTATCAGATGGCCCGCAGACTCGGCCTCGACGTGGGGGGAGCGGTGAACATGCTCTCGCCTTCCGGACGTTCCGGTGCCGCGGGTTTTCAGCCGAAGGTCAAGCGGTTCCGTGTGGCCGGAATTTTCAAGACCGGCATGTTTGAATACGATTCATCCCTCGGTTACATGACCATCGACGCCGCCCGCGATCTGCTCGGTTACAAGAGCGATATCGTTTCCGGCCTTGAGATCAGCGTTGACAACGTGGACAAGGCTCCCCAGATTGCTGAAAAAATCGAACAGTCCATTGGCTCGTTCGGTTTGCTCGTTCGCAACTGGCAGGAGATGAACGCCAATCTTTTCGCTGCATTGAAACTGGAAAAAACCGCTATGTTCATCATTCTCGTGATGATCGTGCTTGTCGGTTCGTTCAGCATCGTCAATACGCTGGTCATGCTGGTCATGCAAAAGACCCGGGATATCGCAGTGCTCATGTCCATGGGGGCGGAGTCTGCCGGTATCCGCAGGATTTTCATGATGCAAGGGACGCTCATCGGTTTCATCGGGACAGCGCTTGGCTTCGGCCTCGGGGTTCCGGTCAGCCTGCTGCTCAAAAAGTATCAGTTCATCAAGCTGCCCAGCAACGTGTATCCCGTTGACTATCTTCCGGTTCGGCTGGAGGCGCTGGACCTTACCATCATCGGTGTTTCCGCCATGCTCCTTTGCTTCCTGTCCACCATTTATCCGGCACGACGTGCCGCGTCCCTGAATCCGAGCGAGGCACTGCGCTATGAGTAG
- a CDS encoding ABC transporter ATP-binding protein: MSSGPVYRLEGVSKEFEGPAGTVHVLKNIDLTVETGECVAVVGASGSGKTSLLHIMGTLDDASGGVVRFNGEDITGMDNRRRARFRNIEIGFIFQFHHLLPEFSTLENVAMPGIIAGEPRAKCLELADAALNDVGLEHRKGHKVTTLSGGERQRAAIARAILMRPKVVLADEPTGSLDEESGTMVGELLVSLARDHGTTLVVVTHNRDLAGLMQKRHELRSGELYAC, encoded by the coding sequence ATGAGTAGCGGTCCTGTCTATCGTCTTGAAGGCGTGAGCAAGGAGTTCGAAGGGCCCGCGGGAACCGTGCATGTCCTGAAGAACATCGACCTGACCGTCGAGACAGGGGAGTGTGTGGCCGTGGTGGGAGCTTCGGGGTCCGGAAAGACTTCACTGCTGCACATCATGGGCACGCTTGACGATGCCTCCGGCGGGGTTGTCCGGTTTAACGGAGAGGATATCACGGGGATGGACAACCGTCGCCGAGCTCGTTTCAGAAATATCGAAATAGGTTTCATTTTTCAGTTTCATCACTTGCTGCCCGAGTTTTCCACGCTGGAAAACGTGGCAATGCCCGGCATCATCGCCGGGGAGCCGCGGGCGAAATGCCTTGAGCTTGCGGATGCCGCCCTGAACGACGTCGGGCTGGAGCATCGCAAGGGGCACAAGGTGACGACTCTTTCCGGGGGTGAGCGGCAAAGGGCCGCCATTGCCCGTGCCATATTGATGCGCCCCAAGGTCGTGCTCGCGGATGAGCCCACCGGAAGTCTGGACGAAGAGTCCGGTACGATGGTAGGGGAGTTGTTGGTCTCGCTGGCCAGGGACCATGGCACCACGCTCGTCGTGGTGACCCACAACCGCGATCTGGCCGGACTGATGCAAAAGCGTCATGAACTGCGTTCCGGAGAACTCTATGCCTGCTAA
- a CDS encoding Na/Pi cotransporter family protein: MIEILSGLLGGLGLFLIGMSMMTKGLRNAAGTALRNILGQWTRTPLRGLGSGVLITAIVQSSSAVTVAVIGFVNAGLISMRQSMGVIYGSNIGTTMTGWIVAAVGVNVKVKALALPLIGLGALMMLSGSNSRRASIGRACAGFGLFFLGIQVLQEGFTVLAPNIDFSSFDSGPFALPVFLGIGFILTLLMQSSSAAMAVVLTATLSGIVPLADAAAAVIGTNIGTTSTAALSVIGATNNAKKVAAGHILFNAMTGLIALLLLVPLLKVAESAGGGSDPAVTLALFHTIFNILGALLFLPLTDRLVTHLDRWIGTRMPEMAKPRYLDRNVLRAPSLAVDALFMEVGRLGENIRLMAQKAMTSNFRHSDMQRDKASLESLISACRRFCSDLQGMALPEQISENLPKALRVLQYYTVVLEVIEMNAKEHPTLNHSLPSSVAERDAKYREMVKDVLNTAHTPCAPEFDHIQMMLDQLVTVYHELKQSLLSAGAAGDIELDDMVNLLEFYSRSRRMTEQAAKGTIYWSEMRDTGDICRSATAENDFTWKANPDLKESKA; the protein is encoded by the coding sequence ATGATCGAAATTCTTTCCGGCCTTCTGGGCGGCCTCGGACTCTTCCTCATCGGCATGTCCATGATGACGAAGGGGCTCCGAAACGCGGCCGGGACCGCCCTCAGAAACATCCTTGGACAATGGACCAGAACTCCCCTGAGGGGTTTGGGGTCGGGCGTGCTCATCACCGCCATAGTCCAATCCTCCAGCGCGGTTACCGTTGCCGTCATAGGCTTCGTCAACGCTGGCCTCATCTCCATGCGCCAATCCATGGGCGTCATCTACGGCAGCAATATCGGCACCACCATGACCGGCTGGATCGTGGCCGCGGTGGGAGTCAATGTTAAGGTCAAAGCGCTTGCTCTGCCCCTGATCGGACTCGGCGCATTGATGATGCTCTCCGGCAGCAACTCCAGACGGGCTTCCATCGGTCGCGCCTGCGCTGGCTTTGGCCTCTTCTTCCTCGGCATTCAGGTCCTGCAGGAAGGATTTACCGTACTGGCCCCCAACATCGATTTTTCCTCGTTCGACAGCGGTCCGTTCGCCCTGCCCGTCTTTCTGGGTATAGGGTTCATACTGACGCTTCTCATGCAAAGCTCCAGTGCGGCCATGGCCGTTGTCCTCACCGCCACCCTGTCCGGCATCGTCCCCTTGGCGGACGCCGCCGCGGCGGTTATCGGCACCAACATCGGCACTACCTCCACGGCCGCTCTTTCCGTCATCGGCGCCACCAACAACGCCAAGAAAGTCGCCGCTGGGCACATCCTCTTCAACGCCATGACGGGCCTTATAGCCCTTCTTCTGCTCGTTCCGCTGCTGAAAGTGGCAGAGTCTGCGGGCGGCGGCAGCGACCCGGCCGTCACCCTTGCCCTGTTCCACACCATTTTCAATATTCTCGGTGCACTTCTGTTCCTTCCGCTGACGGACAGACTCGTAACGCACCTCGACCGCTGGATCGGCACGCGGATGCCTGAAATGGCCAAACCGCGTTACCTTGACCGCAACGTGCTGCGGGCACCGTCGCTAGCCGTGGATGCCCTCTTCATGGAAGTGGGGAGACTCGGGGAAAACATCCGGCTTATGGCCCAGAAAGCCATGACATCCAACTTCCGCCACAGCGACATGCAGCGCGATAAGGCATCTCTGGAGAGCCTGATCAGCGCCTGCAGGCGGTTCTGCTCTGACCTTCAGGGCATGGCACTTCCGGAACAGATTTCTGAAAACTTGCCTAAAGCACTCCGAGTGTTGCAGTATTACACGGTCGTCCTCGAAGTCATCGAGATGAACGCAAAAGAGCATCCGACTCTGAACCACTCGCTGCCTTCATCGGTGGCCGAGCGGGATGCAAAGTATCGCGAGATGGTAAAGGATGTGCTGAACACGGCCCATACGCCGTGTGCGCCCGAGTTCGACCACATTCAGATGATGCTGGACCAGCTTGTGACGGTCTACCACGAACTGAAGCAGTCACTGCTCAGTGCCGGTGCGGCCGGGGACATCGAACTGGACGACATGGTAAACCTGCTGGAGTTCTATTCACGCTCCCGGCGCATGACCGAGCAGGCCGCCAAAGGGACCATCTATTGGTCCGAAATGCGCGATACGGGCGACATATGCCGATCGGCAACGGCGGAGAACGATTTTACCTGGAAAGCCAACCCGGACCTCAAGGAGTCTAAGGCATGA
- a CDS encoding DUF4254 domain-containing protein encodes MAEVTFDQIKNCIQDCIDHQMRSVTDWHFGEPVYDDPKAAPELLGLEGLRELAARQHWANFQLWHVEDRARRKDVDAKVIADCKYAIDKLNQLRNDLIERVDSCLVQMIMPILPEGGDERYNTETLGMALDRLSILALKHFHMEEQTQRKDVDSDHVDSCTGKCAVIRLQHKDLSRSMMELVDDYANGRKRPKVYFQFKMYNDPSLNPELYENKG; translated from the coding sequence ATGGCTGAAGTGACTTTCGATCAGATAAAGAATTGCATTCAGGACTGCATCGACCATCAGATGCGTTCCGTTACCGACTGGCACTTCGGCGAGCCGGTCTATGACGACCCCAAGGCCGCCCCGGAACTGTTGGGCCTTGAAGGACTTCGCGAACTCGCGGCGCGCCAGCACTGGGCGAATTTCCAGCTCTGGCACGTGGAGGACCGCGCCCGCCGCAAGGACGTGGACGCCAAGGTCATCGCCGATTGCAAGTACGCCATCGATAAACTGAATCAGCTCCGCAACGACCTCATCGAGCGGGTGGACAGCTGTCTCGTGCAGATGATCATGCCCATCTTGCCCGAAGGTGGCGATGAACGGTACAATACCGAAACCCTCGGCATGGCGCTCGATCGTCTCTCCATCCTCGCGCTCAAGCACTTCCACATGGAAGAGCAGACGCAGCGGAAGGATGTGGATTCGGACCACGTGGACAGCTGTACCGGCAAGTGTGCGGTGATTCGGTTGCAGCACAAGGACCTGAGCCGTTCCATGATGGAGCTGGTTGACGATTACGCCAACGGCCGCAAGCGCCCCAAGGTCTATTTCCAGTTCAAGATGTACAACGACCCGAGCCTGAATCCAGAACTCTACGAAAACAAAGGGTAG
- the gatB gene encoding Asp-tRNA(Asn)/Glu-tRNA(Gln) amidotransferase subunit GatB: MPAYESVIGLEVHAQLNTESKLFCACSTKFGNEPNDNVCPVCSGMPGVLPVLNAKAVEYAAKLGLATGCTVQNKSVFERKNYFYPDLPKGYQISQLQQSICTAGNLSIEVDGKKRNVRINRIQIEEDAGKNIHSAAENASFVDLNRTSVPLLEIVSEPDLRTAEEAVAYLKALRSILLYLGISDGNMEEGSFRCDANVSIREKGSEEYGTRCELKNLNSFRFVQKAIEYEIDRQIDLIEDGEEVDQETRLYNPEKNATFTMRGKEEAHDYRYFPDPDLVPVLIEDETIAAWQSELPELPSEKLERFLEDFKLPADEAELLSGELAVAEFFEASVEAYKGDTPRKVANWIIGDLLPHLNDNGMSLSDCKLTPESLAGLVELLDKGDISQKIGRKIFPELCETGADPEKLVKDKGLVQVSDTGALEGVVDEVIQENPDEAEAYRGGKKKLMSFFMGQIMRKTKGQANPGVVTELLQKKLG, from the coding sequence ATGCCCGCATACGAATCCGTTATCGGCCTCGAAGTCCACGCGCAGCTCAACACCGAATCCAAGCTGTTCTGCGCCTGTTCCACCAAGTTCGGCAACGAACCTAACGACAACGTCTGCCCGGTCTGTTCCGGCATGCCCGGCGTGCTGCCCGTACTCAACGCCAAGGCCGTCGAATACGCCGCCAAGCTTGGTCTTGCCACCGGCTGCACCGTACAAAACAAGTCCGTGTTCGAACGCAAGAACTACTTTTATCCCGACCTGCCCAAGGGCTACCAGATTTCCCAGCTCCAGCAGTCCATCTGCACGGCGGGAAACCTGAGCATCGAGGTGGACGGCAAGAAGCGCAACGTGCGCATCAACCGCATCCAGATCGAGGAAGACGCGGGCAAGAACATTCACTCGGCGGCCGAAAACGCCAGCTTTGTGGACCTGAACCGCACCTCGGTTCCGCTGCTCGAAATCGTCTCCGAGCCGGACCTGCGTACCGCCGAGGAGGCCGTGGCCTACCTCAAGGCCCTGCGCTCCATCCTGCTGTATCTGGGCATTTCGGACGGCAACATGGAAGAGGGCAGCTTCCGTTGCGACGCCAACGTATCCATCCGTGAGAAGGGCTCCGAGGAATATGGAACCCGCTGCGAGCTCAAGAACCTGAACTCTTTCCGCTTCGTGCAGAAAGCTATCGAGTACGAGATTGACCGTCAGATCGACCTCATCGAGGACGGCGAGGAAGTGGACCAGGAAACGCGCCTCTACAACCCCGAAAAGAACGCCACGTTCACCATGCGCGGCAAGGAAGAGGCGCACGACTATCGCTACTTCCCGGACCCGGATCTCGTGCCGGTTCTCATCGAGGACGAGACCATAGCCGCATGGCAGTCCGAGCTTCCCGAGCTCCCTTCCGAGAAGCTGGAGCGCTTCCTTGAGGACTTCAAGCTGCCTGCGGACGAGGCCGAACTTCTCAGCGGTGAGCTTGCGGTTGCCGAGTTCTTCGAGGCATCGGTGGAAGCATACAAGGGCGACACGCCACGCAAGGTCGCCAACTGGATCATTGGCGATCTGCTTCCGCATCTCAACGACAACGGCATGTCCTTGAGCGACTGCAAGCTGACGCCGGAATCGCTGGCCGGGCTGGTGGAACTGCTCGACAAGGGGGACATCTCCCAGAAGATAGGCCGCAAGATTTTCCCTGAACTCTGCGAGACCGGGGCCGACCCCGAAAAGCTCGTGAAGGACAAGGGCCTGGTTCAGGTCTCGGACACCGGCGCGCTGGAAGGCGTGGTGGACGAGGTCATTCAGGAGAACCCGGATGAAGCTGAAGCGTATCGCGGCGGCAAGAAAAAGCTCATGAGCTTCTTCATGGGGCAGATCATGCGCAAGACCAAGGGACAGGCCAACCCCGGAGTGGTCACCGAACTGCTGCAGAAAAAACTCGGCTGA
- the bamA gene encoding outer membrane protein assembly factor BamA: MLLFAASAFAQEPQGVQEDISVAVMPFSINASEDLQYLQESFPELLGERLREAGFQVPKQDRIRTLLAENPGLEGAQGGRELAMLAGAGFAVYGDFSQFGETFVIDAKVVDAFGDKQPVSIQVQKSGVLNLLPAVDELVNRMRSILLRQDVVAEIEVRGNKILDKEVVLMRLPIREGDILTASVVNKSLKSIYDLGYFDDVKVILDDLPEGKKVIFQVREKPRVDSITVRGADDMTEDILEAVVTKKGAVVNPKVLAQDMKTIRDMYRKEGYYKAKITHELQSNDQGLARLTFVVEPGPELYVEEIVIDGAKQVDPDDVKEVLALQERGFLSWFTDSGVLREDMLERDAAAIMAFYSNHGFLQAKVGKPDIEVMDDGLRIVYRVWEGPRFKMGETRFKGDLIDTPEKLKSVTGVDNLAVDNEWFNRSLIRQDVQKLTDYYNNYGYAHADVEVHLEDFPEAGLVNVEYTIVKHQRVHVRRVLIEGNTTTRDNVILREMRLADGDMYSGQKINRSTQRLNNLGYFETVDVSPVSTGNPDEMDLLVKVKDAPTGNIGGGIGYSSYDGVFLAGKISERNLFGKGYRLSFSGSFGGKSTAYSLDFVNPYLYDTDVGMSLNAHRNSTDKDEYKVDSTGGGVAFFYPIGEYTNLNWKYQASYYDIYDVSEDASEDTKDDEGSHLVSSFTGTVSRSTINSRRFPSEGTKMTASITVGGGPLGGTDHFIKEQGVFEYYTELYEDLVFHGKGQIGYLHDNIMNDDDLPTNQRFKLGGMGSVRGYSNYKITAREDNGDTIGGNKQLFTNLELLYLLSEEYGIQLVSFFDAGNVWKEDEMFFEEVKRIEPAPSLGLYKSVGVGFRWLSPMGPIRVEYGHGLDDLRHSGNNKVELMMGQSF, from the coding sequence TTGCTGCTTTTTGCTGCCTCTGCTTTTGCGCAGGAGCCGCAGGGCGTTCAGGAGGACATTTCGGTTGCCGTAATGCCCTTTAGCATCAACGCCAGCGAAGACCTGCAATATCTTCAGGAGAGTTTTCCCGAACTGCTGGGTGAACGCCTCAGGGAGGCCGGTTTTCAGGTTCCCAAACAGGACCGCATCCGTACTCTCCTTGCTGAAAATCCCGGCCTTGAAGGCGCTCAGGGCGGCCGTGAGCTGGCCATGCTCGCCGGTGCCGGCTTCGCCGTATACGGCGATTTTTCTCAGTTCGGAGAGACTTTCGTCATCGACGCAAAAGTTGTCGATGCTTTCGGCGATAAACAGCCGGTTTCCATTCAGGTTCAGAAAAGCGGGGTCTTGAACCTGCTGCCCGCCGTTGACGAACTCGTCAATCGCATGCGTTCCATCCTGCTGAGGCAGGACGTGGTTGCGGAGATCGAGGTGCGCGGCAACAAGATTTTGGACAAGGAAGTCGTGCTCATGCGTCTTCCCATCCGCGAGGGCGACATCCTGACCGCTTCCGTGGTCAACAAGTCTCTCAAAAGCATTTACGACCTCGGCTACTTCGACGACGTCAAGGTTATCCTCGACGATCTCCCGGAAGGCAAGAAAGTCATCTTCCAGGTCCGTGAGAAGCCCCGCGTGGACAGTATCACGGTGCGCGGAGCCGATGACATGACCGAGGACATTCTGGAGGCCGTGGTCACCAAGAAAGGTGCGGTGGTCAACCCCAAGGTGCTGGCGCAGGATATGAAGACGATCCGCGACATGTACCGTAAGGAAGGCTACTACAAGGCCAAGATCACCCATGAACTGCAAAGCAACGATCAGGGGCTCGCGCGGTTGACTTTCGTTGTCGAGCCCGGCCCGGAACTGTACGTCGAGGAAATCGTCATTGACGGCGCCAAGCAGGTTGATCCTGACGACGTCAAGGAAGTCCTTGCGCTTCAGGAGCGCGGCTTCCTGTCCTGGTTTACTGATTCCGGCGTTCTGCGCGAAGACATGCTTGAACGTGACGCTGCGGCCATAATGGCCTTTTACAGCAACCACGGATTCCTGCAGGCCAAGGTCGGCAAGCCGGACATTGAGGTCATGGATGATGGCCTGCGCATCGTCTATCGAGTGTGGGAAGGCCCGCGCTTCAAGATGGGAGAGACCCGTTTCAAGGGCGACCTCATCGACACGCCCGAAAAGCTGAAAAGCGTCACCGGTGTGGACAACCTCGCAGTGGACAACGAGTGGTTCAACCGCTCCCTCATCCGTCAGGATGTCCAGAAACTCACCGACTATTACAATAACTATGGATACGCTCATGCCGATGTGGAAGTGCACCTTGAGGACTTCCCCGAGGCCGGGTTGGTGAATGTCGAGTATACCATAGTCAAGCACCAGCGCGTGCATGTGCGCCGTGTGCTGATCGAAGGGAACACCACCACTCGCGACAACGTTATCCTGCGCGAGATGCGTCTTGCCGACGGCGATATGTACAGCGGCCAGAAGATCAACCGTTCAACGCAGCGGTTGAACAACTTGGGCTATTTCGAGACGGTTGACGTTTCCCCCGTTTCCACCGGTAATCCGGACGAGATGGACCTGCTGGTCAAGGTCAAGGACGCTCCCACCGGTAATATAGGCGGTGGTATCGGATATTCCTCGTATGACGGTGTTTTCCTTGCTGGCAAGATTTCCGAAAGGAACCTCTTCGGCAAGGGATACAGGCTTTCGTTCTCCGGTTCCTTCGGCGGAAAGAGCACGGCGTATTCGCTGGATTTCGTCAACCCCTATTTGTACGACACCGACGTGGGCATGTCGCTTAATGCGCATCGGAACTCCACTGACAAGGATGAGTATAAGGTTGACTCCACTGGCGGCGGCGTGGCTTTCTTCTATCCGATTGGTGAGTACACCAACCTGAACTGGAAGTATCAGGCGTCCTACTACGACATTTATGATGTCTCCGAAGACGCTTCCGAAGACACGAAGGATGACGAAGGGTCGCATCTCGTGAGTTCGTTTACCGGCACGGTTTCCCGGTCCACCATCAACTCCCGTCGGTTCCCGTCCGAAGGTACCAAGATGACTGCTTCCATTACAGTCGGTGGCGGACCGCTTGGTGGTACGGACCACTTCATCAAGGAACAGGGTGTCTTTGAGTATTATACCGAACTTTATGAAGATCTTGTCTTCCACGGAAAGGGTCAGATCGGATATCTGCACGACAACATCATGAATGATGACGATCTGCCGACCAACCAGAGGTTCAAGCTGGGCGGCATGGGCAGTGTGCGCGGGTACTCAAACTACAAGATCACCGCACGAGAAGACAACGGCGACACCATCGGCGGTAACAAGCAGCTCTTCACCAACCTTGAGTTGCTTTACCTGCTGAGTGAAGAGTATGGTATTCAGCTCGTCAGTTTCTTCGATGCCGGTAACGTCTGGAAGGAAGATGAGATGTTCTTCGAAGAGGTGAAGAGAATCGAACCCGCTCCGTCCCTCGGACTCTACAAGAGTGTCGGTGTCGGCTTCCGCTGGCTGTCTCCCATGGGACCGATTCGCGTCGAATACGGTCACGGCCTTGACGATCTGCGCCACAGCG